The genomic DNA CGCACGGTGGGGTCGAGATTGGCCGTCGGCTCGTCCAAGATCACCAGCGGCGCGTCGAACGACAGCGTCGCCGCCAGCGCCAGCTTTTGCCGCATGCCGGTCGAAAAAAACGCCACTTGCCGCGTCAGGTCCAACTCCAACCGTTCGGCCAGCGCCAGCGACCGTTGATAGTCGCCGCCCGGTCGCACCCGGCTAAAGAACTTGAGCGCGTCGTAGCCGCGCATCTGCCGAAACAGCCTCGCTTCTCCCGGCAAATACGCCACCAACCGGTGCGCCGCCACCGACTCGCGATAGCAGTCAAGTCCCGCAATGGTGGCCCGCCCCGATGTCGGCTTCAAGAACCCCATCAACAGACGAATCAAGGTCGTCTTGCCCGAACCGTTTGGCCCCAACAGACCAAACACCTCCCCCGTGCGCACCGCCAGCGTGCAGGCGGCCAGCGCCTTCAATGCATCGTATTGCTTGGTGAGCGCATGGGTCTCAACCAAGTGCGGGGACGCAATCACTCGTGGCCTCTACTCCGTTCGACACACTCATGTCCGCCGGCTTGTCGCCGCGGGCTACATCGATTCCACGCTCTTCTTCATTTTCTCAAGTCCCGTCCGCGCGACCAGCCGTAAATCTTCTTTCCAATAGTGGGGGTTGAAAAGTTCCAAAGTCAGGCAACCGTTGTATTCCTTCTTGCGCAACTGTCGCGTGATCAGCCGGATGTCCACGATGCCGTCTCCCGGATACACGCGATGCGAGTCGTTTTGCTCCTGCCGTGCGGGCGAAGCTGGCGCGTCGTTCCAGTGAAAGCACGATATGTGGTCGGCCGGCACCGCGTCGAGCGCATCGGGCCGCGTTCCCCCGCGAAACATGTGCCAGATGTCGGCCGTGACTGTCCCCTGTGGGTTGCCCACCGTGCCGCAGATTGACCACGCCTTTTCCAGTGTGTTAATGCCGGCGACAAAGCCCAAAAACTCCAGCGACGCGGGCACGCCGCGCTCGCAACTCATCTCCAGGATGCGGCCATATTGATCCACGGCAAAGTCGAACGGCACATCTTCGCCCGGCGGCCCCGCCACGATTCGCTTCACCCCCAGCGCTTTCGCCATGTCGAGCCGGCGCTGGCATTGGTCGAGCGACTTGGCGCGTTTCGCGTCGTCGGGATCGCACCACCCCCACAGGGCGATCATGCTCGGCCGCGCCAGTCCCTGATCGTCGAGCGCCTTGGCTACGTCGGTCAGCTTGTGCCCTGCCTCCAAGTGCTGCTCCACGTCGGGCGCCCACAACTCAATGGCTTCATAGCCGGTCTCGCCGGCGATGGCGATCTTCTCCAGCAGGCTCGCTGGCCGAATGGTGCTGGTGTTCAGTCCAAAGGTGAAAGCGGCCATCAGGGCGAGAACCTCTGGGGTCGGGGGGGGGGGGGGGGCAACACGG from Pirellulales bacterium includes the following:
- a CDS encoding ABC transporter ATP-binding protein; the encoded protein is MIASPHLVETHALTKQYDALKALAACTLAVRTGEVFGLLGPNGSGKTTLIRLLMGFLKPTSGRATIAGLDCYRESVAAHRLVAYLPGEARLFRQMRGYDALKFFSRVRPGGDYQRSLALAERLELDLTRQVAFFSTGMRQKLALAATLSFDAPLVILDEPTANLDPTVR
- a CDS encoding sugar phosphate isomerase/epimerase, producing MAAFTFGLNTSTIRPASLLEKIAIAGETGYEAIELWAPDVEQHLEAGHKLTDVAKALDDQGLARPSMIALWGWCDPDDAKRAKSLDQCQRRLDMAKALGVKRIVAGPPGEDVPFDFAVDQYGRILEMSCERGVPASLEFLGFVAGINTLEKAWSICGTVGNPQGTVTADIWHMFRGGTRPDALDAVPADHISCFHWNDAPASPARQEQNDSHRVYPGDGIVDIRLITRQLRKKEYNGCLTLELFNPHYWKEDLRLVARTGLEKMKKSVESM